One Armatimonadota bacterium DNA window includes the following coding sequences:
- a CDS encoding sugar ABC transporter permease has product MKRNSLINRIIRARWAYIFIAPAVLHFLIFSVYPIVSTVYLSFVRFNLQGNTLVGLQNYQIAMSDAIFWKSMANTALYAMVVVPVGIGISLLLSALIFPLRPSAQNFYKGAFYLPGIVSAVVVSMIWLWMFDSAHGLLNYMLSVGGLHPISWLGESRTALPSLMFMAVAGGGGSAIILYLAAMGGIPATLYEAAQIDGATRWTEFWKITLPLLKPTTLYLAVMGTIGSFQVFTSIYMMTRGGPNYATSTIVFSIYQTAFEFLKLGRASAMALILAVIIIAASAIQFKLLGTEVEY; this is encoded by the coding sequence ATGAAACGTAACTCTCTTATCAATCGAATCATACGCGCAAGGTGGGCATACATATTCATCGCGCCGGCGGTGTTGCACTTCCTCATATTCAGCGTCTATCCGATCGTTTCGACGGTCTACCTCAGCTTCGTGCGGTTCAACCTCCAGGGGAACACACTCGTCGGCCTGCAGAACTACCAGATCGCTATGTCCGACGCGATCTTCTGGAAGTCGATGGCGAACACAGCGCTTTATGCGATGGTCGTCGTGCCGGTGGGTATCGGCATCTCGCTCCTCCTCTCGGCACTGATCTTCCCGCTCAGGCCGTCGGCGCAGAACTTCTACAAGGGCGCGTTCTACCTGCCCGGCATCGTGTCTGCGGTCGTGGTCTCGATGATCTGGCTCTGGATGTTCGACTCGGCCCACGGCCTGCTCAACTACATGCTCTCGGTCGGCGGGCTGCATCCGATCTCGTGGCTCGGGGAATCCCGGACCGCCCTGCCCTCGCTGATGTTCATGGCGGTGGCCGGCGGAGGCGGATCGGCGATCATCCTCTACTTGGCGGCGATGGGCGGCATCCCGGCGACCCTCTACGAGGCCGCTCAGATAGATGGCGCGACGCGGTGGACCGAGTTCTGGAAGATCACGCTCCCGCTCCTCAAGCCGACGACACTCTATCTCGCGGTGATGGGCACGATCGGCTCATTCCAGGTCTTCACCAGCATCTACATGATGACGCGCGGCGGCCCGAACTACGCGACCTCGACGATCGTGTTCTCGATCTACCAAACGGCGTTCGAGTTCCTGAAGCTCGGGCGAGCTTCTGCGATGGCTCTCATCCTGGCGGTGATCATCATCGCGGCGAGCGCGATTCAGTTCAAGCTGCTTGGGACAGAGGTAGAGTATTGA
- a CDS encoding beta-galactosidase trimerization domain-containing protein gives MNIPRTGALAALAFLLTAAALSARSPQAVSTIPRVAKGPALTGDLSDPIWQNGQALGGFRLIKDAKPASQQTAALVLYDTDYLYVGVECYEDKPAGIAAQVKDRDGKVWADDCVEFLLDTANSKRSCYHFIVNSIGTLFDERCISADRGDASWNSKTIVKTGRTDRGWTVEFAIPLKDLGIVPTPGLVWGINICRARYAGRQEFSAWSHTPDGFVQPKSFGEVMLSAGMRDFPDFQLLSWGNLDSDITYGGQNVLVCQIPNKGKSAKTYTLTLLGNEADKTTVNVTRKIESPAGILVTAELPYSPEGKPTETFRFSISSGAKTVFTATHPSQAIPQAARVWQIADPLYAELLSKNPPGLQKEGAIYWFHSGNAGELRPFAKEYGLRYSLDEAFKELADNKLIPIVMTAQLANPEWTKLADKYGVKALLEPDYRPSAAKGVPQIGGLPYILDPRSREVYFANLRDTIVSSRNRIWGIYTYDELTEKATEQGVELFSTMKDTYHYIREADADVKAQFGYGKYGIPESPTDENPFRWIAYHKWVNSRLLDWQKEVYQTVKELAPEIKVISMDPVAGHKPYDLDRIGPYVDIVTHQLYPSSNPNRQEFGFVTKFATDLTGKPVWPCAHVENYAYSTTAEETRELMSQVMRNGGKGFHLYIPDVRGGGATSGDTKLTKYGSPERYRAITEILKLSRTMNEVAMPTADCAILYSEDHCQSFPAKNYVYPNEVEYAYTLLGPVARAWFDVINDNMVADGKDLSRYKAIIVPAAKYERRSVVEKLIKYVEEGGVLVFGHMDWFDSSPDGSSLAGQCAKLRTPRIVRDPVTVQAGKGKTLSFGDAFTEKNIGDEKFKADFKALVKDLGIRTDRDIWRFKFPEFKTVYRPDPAGRCLTGNYIKWRRERPLDILNALTGGVYKYSLAPDAVPDQGGTMRIGFDRGDLTDRKLAPTTKKADLRPDDFVASWKAEQPVSVTFDFLKPHPISRIRLWYSDQLPALTIRGSVDGRTWVDLAAHRKQAATQDVLDADFKAEGDFRYVRLSFGQHDPGQMMTLVECEVWAR, from the coding sequence ACGATACCCCGGGTAGCGAAGGGACCCGCACTCACCGGCGACCTCAGCGATCCGATCTGGCAGAATGGGCAGGCGTTGGGAGGCTTCCGGCTGATCAAGGACGCGAAACCGGCGAGCCAGCAGACCGCCGCCCTTGTCCTCTACGATACAGACTACCTCTACGTCGGCGTCGAGTGCTACGAGGACAAACCGGCGGGGATCGCCGCTCAGGTCAAGGACCGGGACGGCAAGGTCTGGGCGGACGACTGCGTCGAGTTCCTCCTCGACACCGCGAACTCCAAGCGGTCGTGCTACCACTTCATCGTGAACTCGATCGGCACGCTGTTCGATGAGCGGTGTATCAGCGCCGACCGGGGCGATGCCTCGTGGAACAGCAAGACCATAGTAAAGACCGGAAGGACAGATCGCGGGTGGACCGTCGAGTTCGCGATACCTTTGAAGGACCTCGGCATCGTACCGACGCCGGGGCTCGTCTGGGGGATTAACATCTGCAGGGCCCGGTACGCGGGTCGGCAGGAGTTCAGCGCATGGAGCCACACCCCGGACGGCTTCGTGCAGCCGAAGAGCTTCGGTGAGGTGATGCTCTCCGCCGGCATGCGCGACTTCCCCGACTTCCAACTCCTCTCCTGGGGCAATCTCGATTCGGACATCACCTACGGCGGACAAAACGTCCTTGTGTGCCAGATTCCGAACAAAGGCAAGTCGGCGAAGACCTATACTCTGACTCTCCTGGGCAATGAGGCCGACAAGACGACCGTCAACGTGACCAGGAAGATCGAGTCGCCGGCGGGGATACTCGTGACGGCCGAACTCCCCTACTCTCCCGAGGGCAAGCCGACCGAGACGTTCAGGTTCAGCATCTCATCCGGAGCGAAGACCGTCTTCACGGCCACGCATCCGTCGCAGGCGATCCCGCAAGCAGCGAGGGTATGGCAGATCGCCGATCCGCTGTACGCGGAGTTGCTCTCAAAGAACCCTCCGGGATTGCAGAAGGAGGGCGCAATCTACTGGTTTCACAGCGGGAATGCTGGTGAACTGCGTCCGTTCGCGAAGGAGTACGGCCTCCGGTACTCGCTCGACGAGGCGTTCAAGGAGCTTGCGGACAACAAGCTGATCCCGATCGTCATGACCGCCCAACTGGCGAATCCCGAATGGACGAAGTTGGCCGACAAGTACGGCGTGAAGGCGCTCCTCGAGCCGGACTACCGACCCTCTGCGGCAAAGGGCGTCCCGCAGATCGGCGGCCTGCCGTATATCCTCGATCCTCGGAGCAGGGAGGTCTACTTCGCGAATCTCAGGGACACTATCGTCTCTTCTCGCAATCGCATCTGGGGCATCTACACCTATGACGAGCTTACCGAGAAGGCCACCGAGCAGGGAGTCGAGCTCTTCTCGACGATGAAGGACACCTACCACTACATCCGCGAGGCCGATGCCGATGTGAAGGCGCAGTTCGGCTACGGGAAGTATGGCATCCCGGAGTCGCCGACGGATGAGAATCCGTTCCGCTGGATCGCTTACCACAAGTGGGTGAACAGCAGGCTACTCGACTGGCAGAAGGAGGTCTACCAGACCGTCAAAGAGCTGGCTCCTGAGATCAAGGTCATCTCGATGGACCCCGTCGCGGGCCACAAGCCGTATGACCTCGACCGCATCGGCCCGTACGTGGATATCGTCACCCATCAGCTCTACCCGTCGTCGAACCCGAACCGGCAGGAGTTCGGCTTCGTGACCAAGTTCGCCACCGACCTGACCGGGAAGCCGGTCTGGCCCTGCGCTCACGTCGAGAACTACGCCTACTCGACGACCGCCGAGGAGACCCGCGAGCTGATGAGCCAGGTGATGCGGAACGGCGGGAAGGGCTTCCACCTCTATATCCCCGACGTGAGGGGCGGAGGGGCGACTTCCGGTGATACGAAGCTGACGAAATACGGCAGTCCGGAGCGCTACCGGGCGATCACCGAGATACTCAAGCTCTCACGCACCATGAACGAAGTCGCGATGCCGACCGCCGACTGCGCGATCCTGTACTCCGAGGACCACTGCCAGTCGTTCCCAGCGAAGAACTACGTCTACCCGAACGAGGTGGAATACGCGTACACGCTCCTCGGTCCGGTCGCGCGGGCGTGGTTCGACGTCATCAACGACAACATGGTGGCCGACGGGAAAGACCTCTCTCGGTACAAGGCGATCATCGTCCCGGCGGCGAAGTACGAGCGGCGGTCGGTCGTCGAGAAGCTGATCAAGTATGTGGAAGAGGGCGGTGTCCTGGTCTTTGGTCATATGGACTGGTTCGACTCCTCACCCGATGGCTCGTCACTCGCCGGCCAGTGCGCGAAGCTGCGAACACCGCGCATTGTTCGCGATCCCGTCACCGTGCAGGCCGGCAAGGGGAAGACGCTTAGCTTCGGCGATGCATTCACGGAGAAGAACATCGGCGACGAGAAGTTCAAAGCGGACTTCAAGGCGCTGGTCAAGGATCTGGGGATCAGGACCGATCGGGATATCTGGAGGTTCAAGTTCCCCGAGTTCAAGACCGTCTACCGGCCCGATCCGGCCGGCAGATGCCTGACCGGCAACTACATCAAATGGCGTCGGGAGCGACCGCTCGACATCCTGAACGCCCTGACCGGCGGCGTGTACAAGTACAGCCTGGCGCCGGATGCGGTTCCCGATCAGGGCGGCACAATGCGGATCGGTTTCGACAGGGGCGACCTGACCGACCGCAAGCTCGCGCCGACGACGAAGAAAGCAGATCTCAGGCCGGATGATTTCGTCGCCTCATGGAAGGCCGAGCAGCCGGTAAGCGTGACGTTCGACTTCCTGAAACCCCACCCCATCAGCCGCATCCGCCTCTGGTACTCCGATCAGCTCCCGGCGCTGACGATTCGCGGGAGTGTGGACGGGCGTACATGGGTTGATCTGGCGGCGCATCGGAAGCAGGCGGCGACGCAGGACGTGCTCGACGCGGACTTCAAGGCTGAGGGCGACTTCCGGTACGTGCGGCTCTCATTCGGCCAGCACGATCCGGGGCAGATGATGACGCTCGTGGAGTGCGAGGTGTGGGCAAGATGA
- a CDS encoding sugar ABC transporter substrate-binding protein, with amino-acid sequence MGKMTDRTSRMSRTCWTGCAAVLTVCLLLAGCSSRKQSEIHIKWWVFPMWNGITGNEKNATPEDWPRLKIREFEATHPDVKIDLEVLTWQAGSQKLDLAVLSETYPDICYLAAVNLRKYADQGVLEPIDPYLTEADETDVYPNVMDLCRYQGKTYLWPWLCNALVMAINTDIFKERGIEHLIPKPPERSWAYDQFLEAAKACTFDRNGDGKTDVYGYALYGIPLSVEYQMLTLVQGFGGQLYSPDGAKFTLNSPEGVRGMQFLMDLLDKYKVVPPGPAGTQSGQVGQMFMNQETAMISSVSGVIKSIKQSAARGEFPLFNAILVQPPHLPGKKPASLLSVGGYVVFKQEDKRKRDMTMEFARFLTNRENCRALSVIGQLPARKSAGDIYPGDEDMAVVAGLLPVAHEYFTAAGPELGQVVNNIYQQIFTHSKTPAEALADAERRANEIIARERRERGPAK; translated from the coding sequence GTGGGCAAGATGACCGACCGGACCAGTCGGATGAGTCGGACGTGTTGGACCGGCTGCGCTGCAGTCCTGACAGTGTGCCTCCTCCTGGCCGGATGCTCATCCCGGAAGCAGTCGGAGATTCATATCAAGTGGTGGGTCTTCCCGATGTGGAACGGGATCACCGGCAATGAAAAGAACGCTACGCCCGAGGACTGGCCGCGCCTCAAGATCAGGGAGTTCGAGGCGACGCACCCCGACGTCAAGATCGACCTCGAAGTCCTGACCTGGCAGGCCGGGAGTCAGAAGCTCGACCTCGCCGTCCTGTCCGAGACCTATCCCGACATCTGCTACCTCGCCGCCGTCAACCTGCGCAAGTACGCCGATCAGGGCGTCCTCGAACCGATCGACCCATACCTGACGGAAGCCGACGAGACGGATGTCTACCCGAACGTCATGGACCTCTGCCGGTATCAGGGCAAGACCTACCTCTGGCCGTGGCTCTGCAACGCGCTCGTGATGGCGATCAACACCGATATCTTCAAGGAGCGCGGCATCGAGCATCTCATCCCCAAGCCGCCGGAGCGGTCGTGGGCCTACGATCAGTTCCTCGAGGCCGCGAAGGCGTGCACTTTCGACCGGAACGGGGACGGCAAGACCGACGTTTACGGATACGCGCTGTACGGCATCCCGCTGAGCGTCGAGTACCAGATGCTCACCCTCGTGCAGGGCTTCGGCGGCCAGCTCTACAGCCCCGATGGGGCCAAGTTCACGCTCAATTCGCCGGAGGGAGTCCGGGGGATGCAGTTCCTCATGGACCTGCTCGACAAGTACAAGGTCGTGCCGCCCGGCCCTGCGGGCACTCAGTCCGGGCAGGTCGGCCAGATGTTCATGAACCAGGAGACGGCGATGATCTCGTCTGTCTCGGGCGTCATCAAGTCCATCAAGCAATCGGCGGCGCGCGGAGAGTTCCCGCTCTTCAACGCGATCCTCGTGCAGCCACCTCATCTGCCCGGGAAGAAGCCCGCGAGCCTGCTGTCGGTCGGCGGGTACGTCGTCTTCAAGCAGGAGGACAAGCGCAAGCGGGACATGACGATGGAGTTCGCGCGATTCCTGACCAACAGGGAGAACTGCCGGGCGCTCTCGGTGATCGGGCAGCTTCCGGCGCGGAAGTCGGCGGGCGACATCTATCCCGGCGACGAGGACATGGCGGTCGTGGCCGGATTGCTGCCGGTCGCGCACGAGTATTTCACCGCCGCCGGGCCTGAGCTGGGCCAAGTGGTAAACAACATCTACCAGCAGATCTTCACGCACTCGAAGACGCCCGCCGAGGCGCTTGCCGATGCCGAGAGGCGCGCAAACGAGATCATCGCCCGCGAGCGGCGTGAGAGGGGGCCGGCGAAGTGA